DNA from Fusobacterium sp.:
ACCATCTATTCCTTCTTTTATTATATCATCTACTATTTCCAAACAATTTTTAAAGTTATTTCCTGGATGAGCCAATACAGCTAATCCTCCGCTTTCTTTTATCAGTTTTATTATTTCAGTCATAGATCTGAATTCAATAGGAATGTAAGCTATTTTTCCCTGTGAAAAAAAATCCCAATAAAAATGTACAAAAGGCATATCGCTCTTCATTCCATTATTAAAGTATTCCTTCAACAATGGATTATTTCTATTTTTCTCTTCTTCCAGTACTACTTCTCCAATTATTTCTCCTGTAACAATATTTCCATCAGCTATTCTGAATATTTTTTGCTCATCTATTATTAAATCAGTATTAGCTTTTAATTTTTCTATTTTAATTTTAGCTATTGCTATCTCTTTTTCAAATATTTCTTTCTCTATTTCAAGAAATTCTTTTCTTTTATAATCTATACCATATCCAAGCATATGAAGATTTATACCTTTATATACACAATCTATCTCTATTCCGCTTATTATTTTTATTCCTGTTTTTTTTCCTGACTCTATCATTTCACCTGTTCCTTTTACAGAGTTATGATCTGTCAAGGCCATTATTTCCATTCCCTCTTCTTTTCCTATTTTAATTATCTCTTCTGATGAAAATTCACCATCATCACTATATAAAGAATGTATATGTAAATCTATATTCTTGCTCATACCTTCCCCCTTCTACTTCTATTACATATATTTTATCAGAAAACTCTAAACTATTCTTCTTTTTTTCTGTAATCTTATCATTTTATACTCTTAATTTTATCTATTTTTACTTTATAAATATAATTT
Protein-coding regions in this window:
- a CDS encoding PHP domain-containing protein, producing MSKNIDLHIHSLYSDDGEFSSEEIIKIGKEEGMEIMALTDHNSVKGTGEMIESGKKTGIKIISGIEIDCVYKGINLHMLGYGIDYKRKEFLEIEKEIFEKEIAIAKIKIEKLKANTDLIIDEQKIFRIADGNIVTGEIIGEVVLEEEKNRNNPLLKEYFNNGMKSDMPFVHFYWDFFSQGKIAYIPIEFRSMTEIIKLIKESGGLAVLAHPGNNFKNCLEIVDDIIKEGIDGIEVFSTYHSLEQIEYFYNKAEKNNLLMTFGSDFHGKNKPQIKLKGYPVPEKYEDMREKLVKDFMEKLK